In one Staphylococcus lutrae genomic region, the following are encoded:
- the yajC gene encoding preprotein translocase subunit YajC, translated as MSTLISLLPLIALFALMWFFMIRPQQKRAKEHRQMVDQLQVGQRVTSIGGIKGTVRAVDETTAVVTVNGKGTEITFEKQAIKQVDPS; from the coding sequence ATGTCTACACTTATTAGTTTGTTACCTTTAATAGCGCTTTTCGCTCTCATGTGGTTTTTTATGATTCGCCCTCAACAAAAGCGTGCTAAAGAACATCGTCAAATGGTAGATCAATTACAAGTCGGTCAACGTGTCACTTCTATTGGTGGTATCAAAGGAACAGTACGTGCAGTTGATGAAACAACAGCAGTGGTTACTGTCAATGGAAAAGGAACAGAAATAACTTTTGAAAAACAAGCCATTAAGCAAGTTGATCCTTCATAA
- the secDF gene encoding protein translocase subunit SecDF, whose protein sequence is MKKVSRWITFIVLVVLLFAGMATTYKNVIKNVNLGLDLQGGFEVLYQVNPLENGDKIDNTAVQSTAKTLERRVNVLGVSEPKIQVEDQNRIRVQLAGVTDQNQARKILSSQANLTIRDADDKVLLTGKDLVQGSAKQEFKQNTNQPAVTFKLKDSEKFRKVTEEISKKQENVMVVWLDFQKGDSYEKEKTKEDPKFISAASVNQPINSTNVEISGGFRGEKGITEAKQIADLLNSGSLPVNLKEIYSTSVGAQFGQDALDKTINASIIGVGIIFLFMLMFYRLPGFVAVITLTTYIYLTLVAFNFISGVLTLPGLAALVLGVGMAVDANIIMYERIKDELRIGRTLKQAYKKANKSSFITILDANLTTVLAATVLFFFGESSVKGFATMLLLAILMSFVTAVFLTRLLLSLLVYSNYFKKKLWWFGVKQKEIHHINDGLDVSDLSTPYDKIDFMKWAKPLFAFSGIVILAGVIILGLFKLNLGIDFTSGTRIDLQSNQPLTQNQVEKTMTSIDLKPNQLSIGGSKNENASMQFKRDLNKDEIAKVSDKLKQEYGKEPSVNTVSPVIGQELAKNAMLAVLIASIGMIIYISLRFEWRMGIASIVSLLHDAFMIIAVFSLFRLEVDITFIAAVLTIIGYSINDTIVTFDRVREMLTKIKVITTEEQIDYIVNSSIRQTLTRSINTVLTVVIVVVALLILGATSIFNFSLALLIGLVSGVYSSIIIAVPLWGMLKKRELRKSPNHKLTVYKRKRSNEEKVLV, encoded by the coding sequence GTGAAAAAAGTAAGTAGATGGATTACCTTTATTGTACTGGTTGTCTTGTTATTTGCGGGTATGGCAACAACGTACAAAAATGTAATCAAAAATGTTAACTTAGGACTTGACCTTCAAGGTGGATTTGAAGTGTTGTACCAAGTTAATCCGTTAGAAAACGGTGATAAGATTGATAATACGGCAGTACAGTCCACTGCAAAGACGTTAGAACGTCGTGTCAACGTTCTCGGTGTATCGGAACCAAAAATTCAAGTAGAAGATCAAAATCGTATTCGTGTGCAACTTGCAGGCGTGACAGATCAAAATCAAGCGCGTAAAATTTTATCATCACAAGCGAATTTAACGATACGTGATGCAGATGATAAAGTTTTATTAACGGGTAAAGATTTAGTTCAAGGTTCTGCAAAACAAGAATTCAAGCAAAATACGAATCAACCCGCAGTCACTTTTAAATTAAAAGATAGCGAAAAGTTTAGAAAGGTGACTGAAGAAATTTCTAAAAAGCAAGAAAATGTTATGGTGGTTTGGTTGGATTTCCAAAAAGGGGACAGTTATGAAAAGGAAAAAACAAAAGAAGATCCTAAATTCATTTCTGCCGCTTCTGTCAATCAACCGATTAACTCTACGAATGTAGAGATTTCTGGTGGATTCCGTGGTGAAAAAGGAATCACAGAGGCAAAACAGATTGCCGACTTATTAAATTCTGGTTCATTACCTGTTAATTTAAAAGAAATTTATTCTACATCAGTCGGTGCACAATTTGGTCAAGATGCATTAGATAAAACAATTAATGCTTCAATCATTGGTGTAGGTATCATTTTCTTATTCATGCTCATGTTTTATCGTTTACCAGGATTTGTAGCAGTCATCACGTTGACGACTTATATTTATTTAACATTGGTCGCATTCAACTTTATTTCAGGCGTTTTGACATTGCCAGGTCTTGCTGCACTCGTGTTAGGGGTAGGGATGGCTGTTGATGCAAATATTATTATGTACGAAAGAATCAAAGATGAGTTACGCATTGGTCGAACTTTAAAGCAAGCATATAAAAAGGCAAATAAAAGCTCATTTATTACAATTTTGGATGCGAACTTAACAACCGTCTTAGCCGCAACTGTGTTGTTCTTCTTCGGTGAAAGTTCTGTTAAAGGTTTTGCAACAATGTTATTGCTGGCTATTTTAATGAGTTTCGTGACGGCTGTCTTTTTAACACGACTTTTATTATCGCTTCTTGTTTATTCAAATTACTTTAAGAAAAAGTTATGGTGGTTTGGTGTTAAGCAAAAAGAAATACATCATATTAATGACGGTCTTGATGTTTCCGACTTAAGTACACCATACGATAAAATTGATTTTATGAAATGGGCAAAACCATTATTTGCGTTCAGTGGTATTGTAATTTTAGCTGGGGTCATTATTTTAGGTCTATTTAAGTTGAATCTTGGAATTGACTTTACATCAGGAACACGGATTGACCTTCAAAGTAACCAACCATTAACGCAAAATCAAGTTGAGAAAACAATGACATCCATTGATTTAAAACCGAATCAGTTGTCCATTGGAGGAAGTAAAAACGAAAATGCTTCAATGCAATTTAAACGGGATTTAAATAAAGATGAAATCGCTAAAGTGTCAGATAAATTAAAACAAGAATATGGGAAAGAACCTTCCGTAAATACCGTATCACCAGTTATCGGTCAAGAATTAGCGAAAAATGCGATGTTGGCAGTTTTAATCGCTTCTATCGGTATGATTATTTATATTTCATTACGTTTTGAGTGGCGTATGGGTATTGCATCCATCGTTTCATTGCTGCATGATGCGTTTATGATTATTGCTGTATTTAGTTTGTTCCGTTTAGAGGTTGATATTACATTTATTGCAGCGGTATTAACTATTATTGGTTATTCCATTAACGATACGATTGTGACATTTGACCGTGTACGTGAGATGTTGACTAAGATCAAAGTGATTACGACGGAGGAACAAATCGACTACATCGTTAATAGCTCAATTCGCCAAACGTTAACGCGTTCGATTAACACTGTTTTAACGGTTGTTATTGTCGTTGTTGCATTGCTTATTCTAGGGGCAACAAGTATTTTCAACTTTTCACTCGCACTCCTCATCGGACTTGTTTCGGGTGTGTATTCTTCAATCATCATTGCCGTACCACTATGGGGCATGTTGAAGAAGCGAGAGTTGCGTAAATCTCCAAATCATAAATTAACTGTTTATAAACGTAAGCGCTCAAATGAAGAGAAAGTGCTCGTATAG